CCGATTGTCTTTGCCCTGCCTGTGCAGATGCTGGCTTACTACACCGCCAATTTTATGGGTACCGACGTGGACCAACCACGCAACCTTGCAAAATCCGTAACTGTAGAATAAGCCATCTGCACCATTCACACAAACAGGCCCGCTTGCCTTTGGCTGGCGGGCAGTCAAGTGTACCCCTATGCCCCTTATCCTGCGGACCATAACGCTTGAAGATCTGCCACTATACCGCACCCTGATAGCCCCCAAACAGGCGTTTCATCGTCTCAACGGCCCTTATCTGGGAATGCCGACAGAAGCAGATCAGAACAAGAAAATCATGGAATTCGGTTTCGAGCTGACCAAGCCGAACCCGTCTTTCAATTTTCAACTGGTTTGCGATGGAGAAGATGGCCGGATTCTGGGTGAGGTTTCCTACTACTGGAAAGACCAGCGAACCAACTGGCTGGAGGTGGGCATTGTCCTCTTCAATCAATCGCATTGGGGCAGGGGCATTGGTTCTAGGGCCTTGCCCATGTGGATAGACAAGCAATTGGCTGAGCGGCCTGCGCTTGTGCGGATCGGACTGACAACATGGTCCGGCAACGCTGGCATGATGGCTCTTGCAGAAAAAATCGGTCTGAAGCAAGAAGCCTGCTACCGCAAGGCTCGCATTCTCGATGGGAAATATTTTGACTCGCTGAGTTACGGCATCCTGCGCGAAGAATGGGAAGCGCTGAGAGAACAGCACCAGACAACGCCTTCAGCCTCAGCCATTCAGGGCTGAGCACCCACCACTCGGCTCAGTCGTCCGGGCCATCCGGCCGTGTGCCCACATAGAGCGCAGAACCGGCAAAAAACAGGATCACCGGGATCAAAAGCCAGACACCGGGCTGAACCGCCGTAACAAACATGGCAAAGCCCAGCGCCATGCCGCCAAAGGCAAAATATTTAGCCTTGCGCGGTATCGCCTTATGATCGCGCCATGCCAGAACCGGTGGCCCAAACACCCTGTGCTGCAAGAGCCAGGCTTCAAGCCGTGGTGACGATCTGGCAAAACAGAAGGTAGCCAGAATAAAAAATATGGTCGAAGGCAGCAGAGGCAAAAAAGCGCCCACAATGCCAATGCCCGTCAAGACAAGACCCGCAAGCAGATAGAGGGGCTGTTGAAACCTTTTCATGCTTGTGCCCTTTTGGCCTTTAGCAACAAAAAACGGGGAAAATTCTGAACATTACATACAAGATATTGCGTTAAATGCCATTCTACAACTGGTCCCGCTCATTTTTCGAGCAGGAAACCGCTTTCTTAATCTTTTAAGTCGAAGCAGGGCGCATTATCTTAGTATAGATTGAGTGCGTAAATTGATTGACAGCTTGCCATCTCACATCACGATCAGGCCCGAGGTAAAATCTGGCTCCTTCTGCGCCCCAAGGGAACATGGAAAGAGACAATTGACGCATCAGGAGCCAATCTCATACGGAACGAACACAGATGACATCGAAGAATAATGAAGAAAAAAAAGGCCCTCTGGATCGCGGCAGGCTTACCTTTGGTGCCCGCGTGCGAAACTATTTTCTGACCGGCCTCGTCATCGCAGCCCCAATCGGGATCACGCTTTACATCACATGGGCCTTCATCGGCTGGGTTGATTCCACCGTAAAGCCTTATATTCCGCATATATACAACCCGGACAATTATCTGCCATTTTCCGTGCCCGGGGTAGGGCTCGTCTTTTCCTTCCTCATCCTGACGATACTGGGCTTCCTGACAGCCAACTTTGTTGGGCGCTCCCTATTGACCTTTGGTGAGGTGTTCGTCGGGCGGATGCCGCTCGTACGCAACCTTTACAATGCCCTCAAACAGATTTTCGAAACGGCTCTTTCGCAAAAGGGAAAGACATTCACCAAAGCCGTGGTTATCGAATATCCACGCCGCGACCTTTGGGCTCTTGCTTTCGTTGCCACTGAAACGACCGGTGAAGTGGCTCACCGCATCGAAGACAAGGAAAAGCCGGGTGATGCGCATCAGGGATATATCTCGGTCTTCCTGCCAACCACCCCGAACCCGACATCCGGTTTTCTGCTGTTTGTGCCACGTCGTGACATCATTATGCTCGACATGAGCGTTGAGGATGCCGCCAAGCTCGTGGTATCTGCCGGTTTGGTCTCTCCTGAATTCATCGCAAAGCATGCCGTTGAAGAAGACCACGAAAAGGCCAAAAAACTGATCGACATAGAGGTGGATGACGAAGAAAAGGCGCCATCGTCAAAGGATCAACTTCCTTCACTCAAGAAAGCAAAATCCAAAGAGTCAGAACCTGCCGAATAAGGCCTCACCTTCGCTCTTCCCGTCTTGGACGCCCCGATTGGCGGGCGTCCTTGCCGTCTATCCAGCTTTCAGAAGCCGAATGGCTTCATCTCTTCCGAACAGATACAGCAGATCACGCAAGGCATCCCCGCGTTTGCCAGTCAATCCCGGATCCATCTCGATAATGAGACGCGCTTCCTTGCGCGCCATTTCCATCAGATCCTTATGCACCTCAGGGTCAGTAACGCGAAAGCCCGGCATGCCAGATTGCTTTGTCCCAAGTACATCGCCTTCGCCCCGCAGGCGTAAATCGGCCTCAGCAATGCGGAACCCGTCCTCGGTTTCGCGCATCATATTCAGCCGCTCCTTGGCGATATTGCCCAAAGGACCCTGAAACAGCAAAATGCAGGAAGAGGCCTTGTCACCGCGCCCGACACGCCCGCGCAACTGATGCAGCTGCGCCAAGCCAAAGCGCTCGGCATGTTCGATCACCATGATAGTGGCTTCGGGCACATCCACCCCCACTTCAATCACCGTGGTAGCAACAAGGATCTGGGCATCACCATCCTTGAAATGCTCCATCGCCGCTTTTTTCTCATCAGCCGACATGCGGCCGTGGATAAGCTCAACCTTATCTCCAAACACCTTCTTGAGGCTCTCGTGCCTGTCTTCTGCGGCGGTGACTTCAAGCACTTCGGATTCTTCAACCAGCGGGCAGACCCAATAGCATTTGGCGCCTTTTTCAAGCGCAGTGTTAAGCCGACCGACTAACTCTCCAAGCCTGTCAAGCGACATGGTGCGGGTTTCAATGGGCTTCCGACCGGCTGGCTTTTCGGTCAACAGCGATACATCCATGTCACCATAATGGGTAAGCACCAAGGTGCGCGGAATTGGCGTCGCGGTCATCACCAGAAGATCGGTCGCTACACCTTTGTCAGACAGCGTCAAACGCTGATGTACGCCAAACCGATGCTGCTCATCAACGATGGCCAGTCCCAGATCGGCAAACACCACAGACTGCTGGAAGAGGGCATGGGTTCCGATGAGAAAATCGATATCCCCCTGTTCGAGCGCCTTGAGCGTTTGTCGCTTCACTCCGGCGCTGTCCTTGCCCGTCATCACGGCGACGCGAATACCGACAGACTCGCAAAGCGCTTTGACGGACTGATAATGCTGCCGTGCCAAAAGGTCTGTCGGAGCCATCATGGCCACCTGTGCGCCAGACTCGATCACATCCGCAGCCGCCATCAGGGCGACCATCGTCTTACCGCTGCCCACATCGCCTTGAACCAGACGCAGCATCCGCTCGGGCAGGGCCAGATCTTCCTCAATCTCGGCGATGGCCTGTTGCTGGCTCCCCGTGAGCGTAAAGGGCAGGGCCTCTGTAAGCGCAGCTTTGAGTTTGCCCTCCCAACGACGCGCCAGCCCCTTGGCTTTCTTCACATTGCTGCGCACCAGCGACAGCGCAAGCTGACTGGCCAGACATTCATCATAAGCCAACCGACGTCGGGCATTGGATGTCAGATCAAGATCCGCCAGCCCCAGAGGATTATGAATGCGGTCCAGCGCTTCATGAAAGGCTGGCCAACCTTCACGATCGAGCAGAGCCTTTTCCTGCCACTCGGGCAGAGGCTCAAGATCCTCAAGACAGGCCTCAACAGTCTTGTGTACCATCTTGCCTGATAGCCCGGCGGTCAAAGGATAGACCGGCTCAATCAGCGGCATGGTGGCGAAATCATCCTCGGATACCACATGATCCGGGTGCGTTATCTGCGGAACGCCGTTAAAGCGCTCCAGCTTGCCCGAAACATATCGCACAGAGCCAACGGGCATTTGCCGCTCGAGATAGCCGCCATTGGCATGGAAATAGGTGATCGTAATTTCGTCGGTCTCGTCATGGGCCAGAATGCGATAGGGCACCCGCTTGTTATGCCGTGGTGGCGGCTGATGCTTGTCAATCGTCAGACACAGCGTCACGATCACGCCATCTGGCGCCTCGGCGAGTGCAGGCTGCAAACTGCGATCAATAACAGAGACGGGCATATGCAGCAGCAGATCGATCCGACGCGCTTCCAAAAGCACATCGCCGCGCAACAACCGCGCAAAGGACTGGCCGATTTTCGGGCCAACACCTTTCAGGGTCGTCAGGGACGCAAAATAGGGATTGAGACGGTTCGGGCGCATCGCAGTAAGTATGATTCTGTAGACGGGAACGGGCTTGCATCAAGCATGGCCAACTCAAAAGGCCGCGTCAATACATGTTCTCCTTTTGTTTTGTGATAGACGAACGATCTATAGCTGACAAGGCGCCTTCCAGCCGTTATACAGGGGCAAAGAATGACAACGCCCTAAAGGAGCAAATAACTATGTCCCATGGCACCACCCGCAGCAGTGAAGGTATGGATGTACGGCACAAAAAGATTTTGATGCGTGCCTGGCACCGTGGAGTCAAGGAAATGGACCTGATGCTGGGCCGCTTCGTCGACAACGAGCTGGACAACCTCACCGATGATGAATTGGACCAGTTGGAAATGCTCATGGACCAGCATGACAGAGACCTGATGCAGTGGTTCACCAATGAGCTGCCAGTGCCTGAAGCATTCGATTGCCCGATGTTCCATAGAATCAAGCACTATCACAAAAATTTCGAGTCCGGGCTTCTCTAGGCCGCCCGCGACCCTACATTCAAAAGACCCAAGGGACAGAAAGGCTCTATTCGTGCTATAGAGCCTTTTCCTGTCTTCTAGCACCAACCTTCTTGCTGTTTCTCCGCCATGTCCACAATTGCCAAATCCCTTGACTCTTCCATGATGCTCCACGTCAGCCATGTGCCTGATGGACTGGAGGGATTGGCCGTTGCCGAAGTGGCCGAAGCGCATCTGAAGGCCGCCAAGGACGAGAAGATCGCTGCCGTCTATATAGCGCGCGATGACCGGCGCATGGCCTCCATGGAGCAGGCACTCAAATTCTTTTCGCCCAAGCTTACCTGCCTGTCTTTTCCGGCATGGGATTGCGTGCCCTATGACAGGGTGTCGCCCAATGCCGAAATTTCAGCCCGGCGCATGACCGCGCTGTCGCGGCTTGCCTACAATATCTTTGATGGCCCCGTCATCCTGCTCACCTCCGTCAATGCCATGCTCCAGCGCGTGCCGAGCAAAGAGTCGGTCAAAAAGCAGAGCTGGTCTGCCAAGCCGGGCAATTCGGTCGACATGGACGACCTCATCGTATGGCTGGAGACAAACGGCTTTCTGCGCACTCCCACAGTGCGCGAGCATGGCGAATATGCTGTAAGAGGCGGTATTGTCGATCTGTTCGTGCCCGGTGCAGAGGAGCCGGTCAGACTGGACTTCTTTGGCGACACGCTGGAAAGCATCCGCAAGTTCGATCAACATACCCAGCGCACGGTCGGCCAACTGCGCGGTATTGATCTTGTCTCAGCGTCTGAAGTGGTTCTCACCGAAGACGCCATTTCCAATTTCCGGCGGCGCTATACGTCCAATTTCGGCGCAACCACACGCGACGATCTGCTCTATCAAGCCATTTCAAACGGCCATCGCTATCAGGGCATCGAGCACTGGTTGCCCTACTTCAATGAAGATCTGCAAACGCTGTTTGACTTCACCAATGACGCGCCGGTGATCCTCGACCCTCTTAGCGATGATGCCATCACCGAGCGACTGGAAGTTATTCAGGATCATTACGCCGCCCGCCGCGAAACCCTTGATAGCGGGTTGGATCAGGGCGTGCCCTATAAGCCGGTTGAGCCTCATCTGCTCTATCTGGATCGCGAAGGCTGGGCAGGCATTCTTGGCTCCCAAAAGCGCGTAAGGCTTTCACCCTTTGACGTGCCCGAAACCGGCGTTGAAACAGTCGTCAATATGGGCGGCAAACAGGGACGCACCTTTGCTGCCGAGCGCAGCGCAGAGAATGTCAACGTGTTCGACGCGGTCATCGAGCATATCAAGACCGTCAAGGAGAATAAAAAACGCGTCACCATCGCCTGCTGGACCCCGGGCTCAGCCGAGCGCATGCATCAGGTGCTGACAGACCATGAAATGCGGGGCCTTGTGCCCTATGAAACATGGCAGGCGCGGCAGGTCATCAAGCCCAATCAGGTCGGCCTGACGGTCCTTGAGCTGGAAAGTGGCTTTGAGACCGAAAAGGATGTGGTGATTGGCGAACAGGACATTCTGGGCGACCGGCTTGTCCGCTCCAAGCGCCGCCGCAAGAAAAGTTCTGACGTTCTGACCGAAGCCGCCAGCCTGACCGAAGGCGACATCGTCGTTCATATCGAGCATGGTATTGGTCGTTTTATGGGCCTTCAGACCGTCGATGCAGCGGGCGCACCGCATGATTGTCTGGAAATTCACTATGCCGGCGGCGACAAGCTCTTCCTGCCGGTAGAGAATATCGAACTGCTCTCGCGATACGGCTCCGAAGACACCGAAGCGCAGCTGGACAAGCTGGGCGGCGTTGCCTGGCAAGCGCGTAAATCCAAGATGAAAGAACGGATCCGCATGATGGCGGATCAGTTGATCAAGGTCGCTGCCGAACGTGAGTTGCGCAAGGCCGAGCGCATCACGCCCCCGGAAGGGCTGTATGACGAATTTGTCGCCCGCTTCCCGTTTGATGAGACCGAAGACCAGTTCAATGCCATCGAGCAGGTCTTCGACGATATGGGCTCCGGCCGCCCGATGGATCGCCTCATTTGCGGCGATGTGGGCTTTGGCAAAACCGAGGTTGCCCTGCGTGCGGCCTTTATCGCGGCGATGAACGGCCGTCAGGTCGCGGTGGTCGTGCCGACCACCTTGCTTGCGCGTCAGCATTACAAGAATTTCGTGGATCGCTTCGCCGGTTTCCCGCTGGTCATCGAACAGGCCTCCCGGCTGGTCTCCACCAAAAAGCTCAATGAGACCAAGAGAGGCCTCAAGGACGGTTCTGTCGATATCGTCGTTGGCACCCATGCGTTGCTTGGCAAATCCGTCGATTTCCGCGATCTTGGGCTACTTATCATCGACGAAGAGCAGCATTTTGGCGTCAAACACAAGGAGCGCCTGAAAGAACTGCGCGCTGATGTGCACGTATTGACCCTGTCCGCGACACCGATCCCGAGGACCCTGCAATTGGCACTTACGGGCGTTCGCGAATTGTCGCTGATCGCGACACCGCCGGTTGACCGGCTTGCCGTACGCACCTTTATTTCGCCCTTTGACAAGCTCACCATCCGTGAAGCCCTGCTGCGCGAGCGCTATCGCGGCGGTCAAAGCTTCTATGTCTGTCCGCGCGTGTCCGACATTGCACAAGTCCACACCTTCCTTGAAGAACAGGTGCCTGAAGTCAAGGTCGCGGTTGCCCACGGACAGATGCCCGCCGGTCAACTCGATGACATCATGACAGCCTTCTATGACGGCAAGTTCGATGTACTGCTCTCTACCACGATCGTGGAATCGGGCATTGACGTGCCAACGGCCAACACCCTGATCGTGCATCGCGCCGATATGTTTGGTCTTTCCCAGCTTTACCAGCTGCGCGGTCGGGTAGGGCGCTCCAAGACCCGTGCCTATGCGCTCTTTACTGTTCCCGCTAAAAAGACCCTCACGCCAACCGCAGAGCGACGCCTCAAGGTTCTGCAAAGCCTCGATACCTTGGGTGCGGGCTTCCAGCTTGCCAGCCACGACCTCGACATTCGCGGTGCAGGCAACCTGTTGGGCGAAGAACAATCCGGCCATGTCAAGGAAGTCGGTTACGAGCTTTATCAGCAGATGCTGGAAGAAGCCGTGGCATCCCTGCGTTCCGGTGATTTGACCATCATGGAAGACAAATGGTCACCGCAGATTTCCATCGGCACACCGGTACTCATTCCGGACAGTTATGTGCATGATCTGCAGCTCCGGCTCAATCTCTATCGCCGTCTGGCCGATCTGGTGGAAGCTGACGAGATTGATGAATTCGGGTCCGAGCTGACAGACCGGTTCGGCCCTCAGCCCGAAGAAGTCAAGCATCTGCTCAAGATCGTCTATATCAAAGGGCTCTGCCGCAAAGCCAATGTCGAGAAGATCGATGCAGGCCCCAAAGGCGCCGTGCTTGCTTTCCGCAACAACGAGTTCTCAAACCCTGCGGGGCTGGTTCAATATATTACCGAACAGGGAAGCCTTGCCAAGCTTCGGCCTGATCAGAAGATCTTCCTGGCCCGCAGCTGGAACTCTGCCAGCGACCGCCTCAAGGGCACGGCCGTAATCATGACGCAACTGGCCAAGCTGGCACAGAACGCCCAATAACAGCGCTTGCGCCATTACCGGTGCAAGCATCTGAAAGCTGGATAGCCACTGGAGTTGTCAGGATTTTTGAGGCTCAAAAGCGCACAACAGGATTTTCAAACAGATCCTTGAGGATCTTGTCGACATCGAAATCCGGGCTGCGTGTATCGCAATAGTGCAGAGAGAAGTCCAGCGTGACATAGACCGCCCGCGTCGAACTATGCTCCACAAACGGGCTGAGCTGAACAATAGAGCGAATGCGCTGCAACGCCATGCGAGCTTCAAACAGATCCGTATCCGGGAAAAAGGCAACCACTGCGCCATTATCAAGACGGGCCAGCATGTCTTCAGCCCGCATCAAGGAAGCAATGAGCCGACTGACCTTGGCCAGCAGAGCAGGGGGCAGACTCTCGCCACCTCTTTTTTCATGCACCAGATCGAAAGTGATATCAAAACCAACGAAAGTTACCGAAGCTCCGGCGTCTTCCTCCCGCAGCACATCCAGATGAGACTTAAGAAACTCCTCTGAATAGAGCCGTGTCACTTCATCGGTCGGCATCAGCAATCGAGCTTCAGAGAAGATCTTGCGCAATTGCCGCCGATAACGTTCTTCCCGCACGAGAATATCTATACGGTTCTCAAAGAAGCGTTCGGAGAAGGGGAAGGAGACAATATCCGTAGCCCCGGCCGCAAGACCTGCCAATCCATCCTGAACAGCCCGCTTGTGGCAGACCAGAATAATCGGGAATGAGAAATAATTTGGGTTGCGCCGAAGTTCGGAGATAAATTCGACAAGATGCTCATTATAGTCGCTAAGTTCCACGACGAGCGCATCAAATGGTTTCATTTCCAGATAATGCAAGGCCATGGAAGGCGTGAGGGCAGCCACCGTTTCCACCGTCTCGGGCAACGCCATCTGAACCGGCAAAAAAGCTGCACCAGCCCCAAGATAAAGCAGGCTTTGCTTATCGAGATCCTTAGGCGGCGGCACCACAGGCAAGCCCACGCCAAACCGCTTGAAAGTCAGCGACCGTCTCTCGGCCTCCCGCCGCATGGTTGCCAGACGCATAAGGGATGTCAGACGATTGGCGATCAGATCCTGCGTCAATGGCGGTTTGAGCACATCCGCGAAGGGTTTCATCTGTTCTTCGGTGAGGCTGATGGATGCATCGGCGATGGCCACCATCGGCACCCGCGCGTCGGCAAAACCGAACTGCTTGCGCAAGGCATCCGCCCGAGCGACCAAAGCAGGCACATCCTCGCTGTTTACATCGAACAGATCCAGCAGCAGGATACCAGCTTCTTGCGAGACCTTGTCCAGATCTTCATCCGAATGGACATAATGAGACCAGACAGCAAAATTGACTTGAATGAGAACATCTGCCCAAGCTGGAGTATCAAGGCCAAGATCAGAAGAAGTGAAAATGAGTGCATGCTTGGCCATTCGGCTGACTTACGCCTTCATATGAAAAGGAACAGAAACACGCCATTCAAGAACAGCGCAAAACGGATTTATGCAACGTTGGCCACCTGACTGGCCTCGATCAGGCTTTCTCGCATGACCTTGCCATTCGTCTGGCGCGGAATAGCTTCGACAAAAATGATATCGCGTGGCCATTTCATGCTGGAAACGCGTTTTTCCTTCAGATAGGCGTAAAACTCTTCCCGCGCAGTCTCCTTGTCATCCACCACGAGTGCAGCCATCAAATGGGCAGGATTGTTTTCCTCCGAAGGCACAACAAATGCCGCCGCATCGGTGACCACAATACAATC
This genomic window from uncultured Cohaesibacter sp. contains:
- a CDS encoding diguanylate cyclase yields the protein MAKHALIFTSSDLGLDTPAWADVLIQVNFAVWSHYVHSDEDLDKVSQEAGILLLDLFDVNSEDVPALVARADALRKQFGFADARVPMVAIADASISLTEEQMKPFADVLKPPLTQDLIANRLTSLMRLATMRREAERRSLTFKRFGVGLPVVPPPKDLDKQSLLYLGAGAAFLPVQMALPETVETVAALTPSMALHYLEMKPFDALVVELSDYNEHLVEFISELRRNPNYFSFPIILVCHKRAVQDGLAGLAAGATDIVSFPFSERFFENRIDILVREERYRRQLRKIFSEARLLMPTDEVTRLYSEEFLKSHLDVLREEDAGASVTFVGFDITFDLVHEKRGGESLPPALLAKVSRLIASLMRAEDMLARLDNGAVVAFFPDTDLFEARMALQRIRSIVQLSPFVEHSSTRAVYVTLDFSLHYCDTRSPDFDVDKILKDLFENPVVRF
- the mfd gene encoding transcription-repair coupling factor; this translates as MSTIAKSLDSSMMLHVSHVPDGLEGLAVAEVAEAHLKAAKDEKIAAVYIARDDRRMASMEQALKFFSPKLTCLSFPAWDCVPYDRVSPNAEISARRMTALSRLAYNIFDGPVILLTSVNAMLQRVPSKESVKKQSWSAKPGNSVDMDDLIVWLETNGFLRTPTVREHGEYAVRGGIVDLFVPGAEEPVRLDFFGDTLESIRKFDQHTQRTVGQLRGIDLVSASEVVLTEDAISNFRRRYTSNFGATTRDDLLYQAISNGHRYQGIEHWLPYFNEDLQTLFDFTNDAPVILDPLSDDAITERLEVIQDHYAARRETLDSGLDQGVPYKPVEPHLLYLDREGWAGILGSQKRVRLSPFDVPETGVETVVNMGGKQGRTFAAERSAENVNVFDAVIEHIKTVKENKKRVTIACWTPGSAERMHQVLTDHEMRGLVPYETWQARQVIKPNQVGLTVLELESGFETEKDVVIGEQDILGDRLVRSKRRRKKSSDVLTEAASLTEGDIVVHIEHGIGRFMGLQTVDAAGAPHDCLEIHYAGGDKLFLPVENIELLSRYGSEDTEAQLDKLGGVAWQARKSKMKERIRMMADQLIKVAAERELRKAERITPPEGLYDEFVARFPFDETEDQFNAIEQVFDDMGSGRPMDRLICGDVGFGKTEVALRAAFIAAMNGRQVAVVVPTTLLARQHYKNFVDRFAGFPLVIEQASRLVSTKKLNETKRGLKDGSVDIVVGTHALLGKSVDFRDLGLLIIDEEQHFGVKHKERLKELRADVHVLTLSATPIPRTLQLALTGVRELSLIATPPVDRLAVRTFISPFDKLTIREALLRERYRGGQSFYVCPRVSDIAQVHTFLEEQVPEVKVAVAHGQMPAGQLDDIMTAFYDGKFDVLLSTTIVESGIDVPTANTLIVHRADMFGLSQLYQLRGRVGRSKTRAYALFTVPAKKTLTPTAERRLKVLQSLDTLGAGFQLASHDLDIRGAGNLLGEEQSGHVKEVGYELYQQMLEEAVASLRSGDLTIMEDKWSPQISIGTPVLIPDSYVHDLQLRLNLYRRLADLVEADEIDEFGSELTDRFGPQPEEVKHLLKIVYIKGLCRKANVEKIDAGPKGAVLAFRNNEFSNPAGLVQYITEQGSLAKLRPDQKIFLARSWNSASDRLKGTAVIMTQLAKLAQNAQ
- a CDS encoding GNAT family protein — translated: MPLILRTITLEDLPLYRTLIAPKQAFHRLNGPYLGMPTEADQNKKIMEFGFELTKPNPSFNFQLVCDGEDGRILGEVSYYWKDQRTNWLEVGIVLFNQSHWGRGIGSRALPMWIDKQLAERPALVRIGLTTWSGNAGMMALAEKIGLKQEACYRKARILDGKYFDSLSYGILREEWEALREQHQTTPSASAIQG
- a CDS encoding YbaN family protein, which gives rise to MKRFQQPLYLLAGLVLTGIGIVGAFLPLLPSTIFFILATFCFARSSPRLEAWLLQHRVFGPPVLAWRDHKAIPRKAKYFAFGGMALGFAMFVTAVQPGVWLLIPVILFFAGSALYVGTRPDGPDD
- a CDS encoding succinate dehydrogenase assembly factor 2 yields the protein MSHGTTRSSEGMDVRHKKILMRAWHRGVKEMDLMLGRFVDNELDNLTDDELDQLEMLMDQHDRDLMQWFTNELPVPEAFDCPMFHRIKHYHKNFESGLL
- a CDS encoding DUF502 domain-containing protein, whose protein sequence is MTSKNNEEKKGPLDRGRLTFGARVRNYFLTGLVIAAPIGITLYITWAFIGWVDSTVKPYIPHIYNPDNYLPFSVPGVGLVFSFLILTILGFLTANFVGRSLLTFGEVFVGRMPLVRNLYNALKQIFETALSQKGKTFTKAVVIEYPRRDLWALAFVATETTGEVAHRIEDKEKPGDAHQGYISVFLPTTPNPTSGFLLFVPRRDIIMLDMSVEDAAKLVVSAGLVSPEFIAKHAVEEDHEKAKKLIDIEVDDEEKAPSSKDQLPSLKKAKSKESEPAE
- the recG gene encoding ATP-dependent DNA helicase RecG; translated protein: MRPNRLNPYFASLTTLKGVGPKIGQSFARLLRGDVLLEARRIDLLLHMPVSVIDRSLQPALAEAPDGVIVTLCLTIDKHQPPPRHNKRVPYRILAHDETDEITITYFHANGGYLERQMPVGSVRYVSGKLERFNGVPQITHPDHVVSEDDFATMPLIEPVYPLTAGLSGKMVHKTVEACLEDLEPLPEWQEKALLDREGWPAFHEALDRIHNPLGLADLDLTSNARRRLAYDECLASQLALSLVRSNVKKAKGLARRWEGKLKAALTEALPFTLTGSQQQAIAEIEEDLALPERMLRLVQGDVGSGKTMVALMAAADVIESGAQVAMMAPTDLLARQHYQSVKALCESVGIRVAVMTGKDSAGVKRQTLKALEQGDIDFLIGTHALFQQSVVFADLGLAIVDEQHRFGVHQRLTLSDKGVATDLLVMTATPIPRTLVLTHYGDMDVSLLTEKPAGRKPIETRTMSLDRLGELVGRLNTALEKGAKCYWVCPLVEESEVLEVTAAEDRHESLKKVFGDKVELIHGRMSADEKKAAMEHFKDGDAQILVATTVIEVGVDVPEATIMVIEHAERFGLAQLHQLRGRVGRGDKASSCILLFQGPLGNIAKERLNMMRETEDGFRIAEADLRLRGEGDVLGTKQSGMPGFRVTDPEVHKDLMEMARKEARLIIEMDPGLTGKRGDALRDLLYLFGRDEAIRLLKAG